In one window of Melospiza melodia melodia isolate bMelMel2 chromosome 21, bMelMel2.pri, whole genome shotgun sequence DNA:
- the SBDS gene encoding ribosome maturation protein SBDS, with translation MSIFTPTNQIRLTNVAVVRARRAGKRFEIACYRNKVMGWRSGAEKDLDEVLQTHTVFVNVSKGQVAKKEDLVKAFGTDDQTEICKMILSKGELQVSDKERHTQLEQMFRDIATIVADKCVNPETKRPYTVILIERAMKDIHYSVKPNKSTKQQALEVIRQLKETMQIERAHMRLRFILPAKEGKKLKEKLKPLIKVTESEDFQEQLEMVCLIDPGCFREIDELIRSETKGKGSLEVLSLKDVEEGDEKLE, from the exons ATGTCCATCTTCACCCCCACCAACCAGATCCGCCTCACCAATGTGGCCGTGGTGCGGGCACGGCGCGCCGGGAAGCGCTTCGAGATCGCCTGTTACCGCAACAAGGTCATGGGCTGGCGCAGCGGAGC GGAGAAAGATCTCGACGAGGTCCTGCAGACACACACAGTGTTTGTCAATGTCTCCAAAGGCCAGGTGGCAAAGAAGGAAGATCTGGTTAAAGCATTTGGAACAGATGACCAGACAGAAATCTGTAAGATG ATTTTGTCCAAAGGGGAGCTGCAGGTGTCGGACAAGGAGCGGCACACGCAGCTGGAGCAGATGTTCCGCGACATCGCCACCATCGTGGCTGACAAGTGCGTGAACCCTGAGACCAAGCGGCCCTACACTGTCATCCTCATCGAGAGGGCCATGAAGGACATCCACTACTCTGTCAAACCCAACAAGAGCACAAAGCAGCAG GCCCTGGAAGTGATCAGGCAGCTGAAGGAGACCATGCAGATTGAACGTGCTCACATGAGGCTGAGATTTATCCTGCCCGCAAAGGAGGGCAAGAAACTGAAAGAGAAGCTGAAGCCACTGATTAAAGTTACTGAGAGTGAAGACTTCCAGGAACAGCTGGAAATG GTGTGCCTTATTGACCCAGGCTGCTTCAGGGAGATCGACGAGCTGATCCGCAGTGAGACAAAAGGGAaaggatccctggaagtgctcagtcTGAAGGATGTGGAGGAAGGAGATGAAAAGCTTGAATAA